CAGCCAGGCCGGGCATGGGGAAGACGGGATTGACGATGAGTTCAAACTCAAGGGCGAACCGTCGAATCACGTTGCAATCGTCCGTTTCCAGGACATCCCCCCATATGTCTTCTATGACCACCTCGGGCGCCTCGATCCCCTGACGGACCTGGCGATCTTTTTCCTGCTCGATGTGATCAAAAAACCGGTTCACCATGACCCGAACCGGCAGTGACAGGCCGTGACGCCGGCGAAGGCCGTCAAGCTCGCCGGTCCGTGCCTCGGCCTCCTCCCGCGCGCCTCCTATATCGCCGGCCCTGCTGACGAAGAGTGTTCCATAGACATCAAACAGCAGCGCCCTGACCGGAAACTTCGGTGAACCTTTCGGCTCGAGCGGTGTCGGAACGGGATCGACCGGTTGTGAATAGCGCTGAACCAGTTTTTCGTGCGTCGTGAATTGTTGCGTCATACCGTCACGCGTCTTTCAGCTGTCGTCTCTCACCTGGCGGCGCCTCGATCGCCGCCGTTTCACGCTTCCGAGACCCCGGCGGAGCTTCCGGAAGGCTGCCCGTGAGGATTTTTTAAAAAACATGTCCTTCCCCCGCCGTGAGGGATCAGCTCTTCGGCGTATGGCATTACATCATCCACGGGTCGCAAAGGCCTGTCAAACAAAAAGTGCACTATTGGTCCGCCGCGACGGGAACCCGGCACGTTTTCCAATTGATGGATCGGGTCCGTTGTGGTAGAGACGATCCATGTTTGACGACTTCGTACAATGGTACCGGAGGCATGCCTCCGGCGTTGTAAATAACCGGATGCTTGATTGCGCTCCGGCCTTCGTCACTGCGGCGTACCTCACAACACGCCTCATTCCTCGGGATGAGCACGCCGTGCCTCAAGGAGCTTTGTACAAAGCCGTCCTCTATCAGACGTTTTTCCACTTTTTACGAGTTCATCATGTTTAATGTAGGGCTCACAGGCGGCATCGGGACGGGAAAATCGACGGTAGCCCTGTTGTTCGAGAAATACGGCGCCCGCATGATTGATTTCGACCTGCTCGCGCACCGGGTCCAGGAGTCGGGCACACCGGTATGGCATGACATCGTTGCCCACTTCGGCACGGAGATTCTCGATGAAGGCGGCCGAATAGACCGCAGGAAACTGGGTGCCGTCGTCTTTGCCGACACGTCGCGGCTCGAGCGTCTGAACAGCATTATCCACCCCGTCCTGTTCGATGAATGGCTCAACCTGCTTCGGACAATAGAAAACGAGGAGCCCGATGCCATCGTAGTGTCGGAAATACCCCTTCTGATCGAGGGCGGGTGGCACAGCCTTTTCGATGTAACGGTTCTTGTGTGGGCTTCGCCGGAGCGGCAGATCGAACGGGTCATGGCTCGAAACGCTCTGACCCGGAAGGAGGCGGAAGACCGCCTGGCGGCCCAGATGAACATCAACGACAAAATTCCCCTCGTTGATCATGTCATCGACAATGACGGGGATTTCGACAGAACACAACGAGAATTTGAACGTGTCTGGAATGTCATCGTATCACTGAAGGAGGCCCGCAATGATTGAATCCAATGTAAAAACAAGCTTCAGCTCAACTGTTTCCAGCCCCCGCATCGATCCTTCCAGCTATGTACACCCCCTGGCGGCTGTTATCGGAAACGTGGAACTGGGCAAGAACATCATGGTGGCCCCCGGGGCTGCGGTCCGGGGGGATGAGGGTCAACCGCTCTACGTGGGCGATGACTCGAACATCCAGGATGGTGTGGTTATTCATGCCCTGGAAACGGAAATGGATGAACGTCCCATCGAAGCGAACCTCATCGAGATCGAGGGCAGACACTATGCCGTCCACGTCGGTCGTTCAGTATCGTTGGCCCACCAGGTCCAGATTCACGGGCCTGCCGCCGTGGGAGACAACAGTTTCATAGGGATGAAAAGCCTTGTTTTCAGGGCCCGTGTCGGCAGAGGCTGCGTGATCGAGCCCGGCGCCATCATCATGGGAGTCAGCGTTCCCGATGGCCGCTATGTTCCCGCCGGGATGGTCCTCCGGGACCAGAAGGAGGCCGATGCCCTGCCGGTCATCACGGATGACTATCCCTTGAAAAATCTGAACCCGGGCGTGATTCATGTGAACACGGAGCTTGCCCGGGAATATGTAAAGAGGAGAAATCTTTCACGATGACGATAGCAGGGAAAGTTTTCTCGTCGCTTCGCTCCTCGAAATGACGAGGCTTGTGGTGCCCCCCGGAATGAGGGCTCCTTGAAGGCGCCTCGAAATGACATGATTCAGGGATCCGTACTACCGGTCGAGCCGCCCGGATCATTGCCGGAGGACCCTCAGGAACGCCCCGCGATCTGGGCCATGGTCTCTCTGAAAACGTGGTAGAAAGCCCTGTTGTCGGCAACGCCCCGCTTTATGATGGTACCGATATCTCCCATGTTCTCGCTGTTGATGGTGATGTTGACGCTCCGGTTAAAAGCGGTCATGTCATCGAGGGTTCGAAAACGGGTACCGACCAGGGCAACGAATATTTTTCTTCTCACCTGCATGTTGAGCTCCGCCAGGTAGGCAAGCACCGCGTTCGCGTCCGGATCCGGGCTGTCAAAGGTTTCGTTGATAATGACAACATTAAAGGTGTGGTAGCGCATCTGTTTAAGCGCTTCCTGTGCCGTGGCGGCCGCCCGAACGAGGTAGCCCGATTCCTGTAATTGCGCCTGAGCCTTTGATTTCAGGGGCTCGTCGGGCTCACAGAGCAACGCCGTCTGTTGCCCCTCTTCGATAAAATCGAAGGGCTTGTCGGCGGCGTCATAGTCCTGGGATGTCAGTTCATCAAGTAGGGTCTGCTGGTCGCTCATGGCCTTCTCCTTCTCCCGTGGATCTTACCACTTTCTGTTGCCCCGTCCGTAATCCCTGTCGACTGTCAGGCCTTCTATACCCGTTGTCGCCTCGCCCCGTTTCGCCTTGATCGCGTCGATTCCCCTGCTGACGACGCCTCTTGTCGTGGCGTACGCCAGGGCTGTTTCTTCTGTGATGTTGTCCTCCTCGAAAAGGCGAATGATGTAGTCGTCGAAGGTAATCATTCCAAAGGCCCTGCCGGCCTCGATAATCTCGCGGAAGGTCTTTCCTTCCGATTCCCCGTGCAGTATGGTGTCCTTCACCCGGAGATTGGATCCCATGATTTCGAAGGCCGCGACCCGACCTCCGCCTTTCCTGGGAAGCAGTCGCTGGCATACGATCCAGCGCACTGTGTCGGCAAGCCTGATGCGGATCTGGTTCTCTTCTTCCGTGGAAAACATACCCAGAATCCTGTTAATGGTCTGTCCCGCGTCAACCGTGTGGAGGGTGCTGAGAACCAGGTGCCCCGTCTCCGCCGCGCCGAGACCGATTTCAACGGTTTCCCGGTCGCGCATTTCACCCACCAGGATAACCTTGGGCGCCTGCCGGAGAGCCGCCCTCAGGCCGTTGGCAAAACTGTCGAAATCGGTGCCCAACTCCCGCTGGTTGAATGTGGCTTGCTTGCTTTCATGCTGGAATTCCACGGGATCCTCGAGTGTAATGATGTGTATGGACTTCTCCTCGTTGAAATCGTTGAGAAGCGCCGCCAGCGATGTCGACTTTCCGCTTCCCGTGGCCCCCGTCACCAGAATAAAACCGTTCCTTTCCTGTGACATCTTTTCAAAGGCATCGGGAAGGTTCAACTGTTGACGCGTGGGAATTTGGGTTTCAAGTTTCCGCAATACAATCGAGTAGTTACCCCTCTGAGAAAAAATATTGACCCTGAACCGGGCCTTTCCCGGTAGTCCGTAGGAGGAATCGCATGAACCCTGTTTGATCAGGAACTCCGTGAGCCGCCGATCCTGGTTGATCAGGTTGAGGGCCATGATTTCCGTCTGAAAAGGAGTGAGCTTCCTGAATTCGGGGTCCATGTCCACGGCGATAAGTTCACCGTGACTTTCCACCTGGAAAGGTTTCCCCACGGTAATGTTCAGGTCGGACACGCTTTTCCGGGAATCAAGCATCTTGTTGAGTATGTAGTCTATTTCCTGTTTTTTCATGACCTGCACCTCTCATCGCTGGTCCGTGGGCATCTCGTGCCGTGTGACGCTCAAACCTCCGTAAAGTCAGTGGGCGGCGTTTTCAGAAAAGGCCTGAACCTGGCCTTGTCGTTGGACTTGGTGTAGGCTTCATCGGCGCTGATCCAGCCCTTTTGAAGAAGCTCGAAGATGGCGTCGTCCAGCATCAGCATACCGTATTTCCGGCCCGTCTGAATCATGGAGGGAATCTGGAAGGTCTTCGACTCCCGTATGAGGTTTCGGACTGCCGGAGTGGCGATGAGAATTTCCATAGCGGCGACCCGGCCTTTCTTGTCGATGCGTCTGAAAAGCACCTGGGCGATGACGGCCCGTATGCCGTCGGCCAGGGTGGACCGTATCTGGGCCTGCTGATTCGCCGGGAACACTTCGATAACACGGTCCAGAGTTTTGGCGGCACTCGTCGTGTGCAGGGTACCGAAAACCAGGTGCCCTGTGGAAGCAGCTTCAACGGCCAGCGAGATAGTCTCCAGGTCTCTCATTTCACCGACCAGGATGATGTCGGGATCCTCGCGAAGAGCGCCTCTGAGGGCAGCGGAGAAGGACTTGGTGTGAACGCCCACTTCCCGATGATTCACAATGCAGTTCTTGCTCTGGTGAACGAATTCTATAGGATCCTCAATGGTGATGATGTGATCCTTCCTCGTCCTGTTCACCTCATCTATAATGGCCGCCAGGGTCGTGGATTTTCCACTGCCCGTGGGTCCCGTTACCAGAACCAGCCCCCGGGGCAGGGAGGCGAGCTTCTTGATGACCGGGGGAAGGCCCAGTTGATCGGCGGTCATGATTGTGCTGGGAATTTCCCGAAAGACGGCGCCGATGCCGTATTTCTGTTGAAAAAAGTTGGCCCGGTAACGGGCAAGCTCCGGTATTTCATAGGCAAAATCGATATCTCCCGTTTCCTCGAACTGTTTTATCTTGTGTTCCGGCGTGATTTCGTAGAGCAGTGCCTTCAGGGAATCGTTTTCAAGCACATTGTACTTGATGCGCTCCATCTCTCCTCGAATGCGTATCACCGGCTGCTGCCCCGATACCAGATGAAGGTCGGAAGCTCCCTGTTCATTCATGAGCTTGAAAAAAGCGTCAATCTGTGCCATGGTGGGTCTCCTGTCTCTTGATTACTGTGGAAAAACGGTGGTTTGACTTGTTTCCCCTAATTCATTATACTGCGTCCGCCGGAGGAAACGCGGGTGGCGGTGAATGTGCCTTGACTATAGAAAATCGGCAGTGAATTTGTCAAGAACCAAGACATGACGGCTTCGTAAAAAGAACCGGCTGCGGCGTTGCGAAGCCGCCATGAATCTCACATTTTTCGAAGCCGGCAGGCCGTGACGGGAATTAAAGCGACGAAACGGGGAGGTTCTGATCGCTCATGGAAGGCATCCTCTTCAGCGGCACTGACAGGGAAGTCATCAAAAACCAGGGCATGACCGAAGAAGAGGTACTGCGGCAGATTAAACGTCTGAAACGGGGGCCCCGGCCCCTTTCGCTTAACAGACCCTGTTCTCCGGGGGACGGAATACTGACGATCGGAGACTCCTCTTTCAAGGCCCTGACAGACGCATACAACGAGGCCTGCTCACGGGGACGGGTCATGAAGTTTATTCCCGCCTCGGGAGCGGCCAGCAGGATGTTCGAGAACTGGTTCCGCCTGCTCTCCGGCGACGATGGGGAAGAGAAACGACGATTCATGGAAGAGCTTCCACGGTACCCCTTTTACAGGGCTCTCGAGGCGGCCATGAAAGAGTCTCTCCGGGAGGAACCCTCCGGCGGCGACGGGTGCAGCCGGGCACTCGATTTCATCCTCACCCGCCGGGGGCTCTCCTACGGCGAGTTGCCCAAAGCACTCATCATTTTTCATGATTACGGTGATGAGTTCCGCACGGCCCTGGAGGAACAGATGGTGGAGGCGGCCCTTCACACGGCCGACGATCACGGCCTGTGCCGACTTCACCTGACCCTGTCACCGGAACACCTCCGGACCGTCGGGGACCATCTGGACCGGATACTCGCCCGGCTTCAGAGGCGATTACAGCTGTCTTTCCAGGTTGACCTCTCCGTTCAGCATCCCTCCACGGACACCATCGCCCTGACCATGGATAACGAACTTTTCAGGGACGATTCGGGTTCCCTGATCTTCCGTCCCGGGGGACACGGGGCACTGCTTAAAAACCTGAACGAACTTGACGGTGATATCGTATACATCAAGAACATCGACAACATAACACCCGACCGCATCAAAACCGAAACGGTGATCTGGAAGAAACTCCTGGGCGGGTATCTGCTTGTCCTCCAGAAACAGGCCGCTTCATACCTGGACATGCTCGATGGTGGGGAGTGGAGCCCTTCGGACCTTGCACGCATGGAGGATTTTTGCCGGCTCGAGCTGTCCCTCAGACCCCCGGCCGCCTTTGACGGATTCACCGCGGAAGAAAAAGCGGACTACTTGTTCTGCAAACTGGACCGTCCCTTCCGGATCTGCGGCATGGTGAAAAATGAAGGGGAACCCGGTGGAGGACCCTTCTGGGTTAACGGAAACGACGGCTCTCAGTCTCTCCAGGTGGTGGAGAAAAACCAGATCGACACCGGCTCCGAAGAGCAGGTATCCATCTGGAATGCCGCGACGCACTTCAATCCCGTCGATCTTGTCTGCGGTCTCAGGGATTACCGGGGAAATCCCTTCGATCTGTACGGCTTCAGCGATGGCGAATCTTTCATGGTTTCGGAGAAATCCCACCAGGGACGTTCCTTGAAGGCCTGTGAGCATCCCGGCCTCTGGAACGGAGCCATGGCCTGCTGGAACACGGTGTTCGTGGAGGTTCCCCTGTCCACTTTCGCCCCCGTCAAGACCGTCGAGGATCTTCTCAGGCCCGAACATCGTGCCTGAGGGGTGAACCAGGCCTCATCGGCCCGTCGGTACCGGGTGATAGTCCACCGCCACGGTCTGCCCCTTCACCTTACCGGAACGGGCCGTTCTATCATCAGGGAACGTACCTGTTCCCGCCGTGCCGCCCGCGTCATAATGCTTCGCGTCATCCCCCGGCGGCTCACCACCGCCTCAACAGGGATATCATCGGGCGCGTCACTGTAGAAGGCACAGATCGCGGCGGCCGCTCGGGTGGTCTTCCCGTCGCCGCCACCGGGAATGATTACCAGGGGCCCAGGAACACCGGGGATATTCACGATGCTGTCGCCCGGTTCGGCAAGCCGTTCTATCATCTCGTTTTCAGACTTGTTTCTCCCAACGACAATCTTCACGTCGTCGCCGATTCTCAGGTGTCTCCCAACCTTGAGAAGTTCGATGTTCCTGATGGACGGGTGTTCTTCCCTGTCGAAAAGATCTCTCAGCCTGTGGGAAAAGACGGGGTCCGTGAGGAGACATCCGCCTGCCGGGTTTGAATAGGATGACAGGTCATAGTGTTTCGCCAGGGCTATCTGGCGTTTCCGGCCCCTGCCCCGGATATCGAGCAGGCGCTTCCGGTCCACTTTCCCCTTGATTTCAGGAATGGTTTCAGGCAAAAGCAACGCGCTCAGGGGCCGCAGTATGTACCCTTCGAGCCCCGACAATTTTGCAACAAGCCTGAGCGATTGGCCGGTCTGCGACTTGGAACGCTGCCCCAGGACCTCCCCTGTAAACAGAAAGTCCGCTTCCTCTCCCGCCATAAGCCCGCCGGCCATTTCAAGCATCAGGGCATGACAGTCAATGCAGGGGTTCATGTTTTTGCCATAGCCATAGCGGGGCGCCTTGAGCATCGCCAGATGTTTTTCCGTACAATCGATGACTTTAAGAGGAAGATTGATCGCTTCCGCCGCATTCCGAGCTTTTTTGGCACCGAAAAAAGGAGTTTCAAAGGCAATGCCGATGATCTCGATATCCTGGTCTTGCAGGACTTTCACGGCAAGTACGCTGTCCAGGCCTCCCGAAAACAGACCGATCGCCTTCACGCTCAATAGACAACCACCTCTACGTTCCACCGCTCTTTCAGCAAACGGTACAGATCGACATCGAAATCATCTTCGACGAACAGAATGGAGCCTTCGCCACCCCCAAGGCGCAGAGCTCGACATTGTACCCGCTCTCCTCTCGCCTCCCCTTCTCCGGACAGGTGGAAGACCGGCCTGTCCTCCCTGAGGGGCAGATCCAGCAGGGACGCGATCGACCTGATCATGGCCTGTTTTCCCGCTGCATCCGAAAGACTTACGATCGAGATGCCCTGTTGTTCAAGGATATCCTGAAATTGGAGAAGGGTCTCCCGCGCCGTGACGACAATCCGCCTGCCGGACGCCTCCAGCAGCAGTTCGGCCTCCACGGTGAGATTGAAGCCGTCCCGATCCACACTGTAGACACTGACCGGAACATCCCGCCGAGGGGCATAGCCCAGCATCCCGATGAAATCTTCCGCCGCCGCTACCGCGTCCCCGGCCAGGCGCGCCGGCGGCGACGACCCGCCGCAGACCGTAGCCGCCAGAGGGCCTTCACCTTCGAGCAGTTCGATGACTTCTATGCCCTGCCTGGCGATAAAGCTCTTCAAAGGGGGTGGAAGTGATTCACCGTCGTCACGAAGAAGCCTGATGCCCAGGGTGTTGATTGGCGCCGGAAGACCGACCCGGCCGACAGGAATCAGGACATCGAAAAAAACCGTTGCCTCGGAGGAACCCGTACCGATGCGCACCAAACGGCCTCGTGTCTCATACCCGTCTTCCGCGCCCCTGGTCCGAACCACCTCGTCAAGCGCGACCTGGAGCATATCTCCACCCATTCCCGAGAGGATGTGGAAGGTATTCCACCGAGCCTCCAGTGTCTCAGCGACTGCGGGGGGAATCCTGCCGTCACGGTCCAGCATGATCCTCGTCCCGTCGGAAAATTCAACCACGGGGACAACGGAGCAATCCACTGTCATATACCCCGGTCGCAGGGGAATGTAGTAGTGGCCGTCATCGATACCCTCGCCTCCGAACACGGCAAGAAGGTCTCTCAAAAAGGCGTAGAGCCCTTCCTTCGACAGGGTGAATGAAGCGAGTTTTCCCGTCGGAACCCTCTGCCGTGCCATGGGAAGGATTACCGTCTGACCGGGGTAAATCCTGTTCAGGTCCTTTATGTGCGGGTTGGCGGCCGCGAGAACGGCACGGTAGTTCATGGCGTCACCGAAGGAAATGCCCAGCTGTCTTTTCAGTATGGACGAAATCGTGTCTCCGGACTTGACGATATACTCGCCGGCCCCCCGTTTCTGTTCGTTCCCCGGTATCGATAGCCTATCCGGCTCGTGTCCGGCGGAGCTTCCGGAGGCATCAGCCCCGTCACGAACGGGAAGCACCAGGAGCTGGCCGACAGATAGAACGTCCGGGTTGTCGATGCCGGGATTCAACGCCTGTATTTCACCGAGCAGCTTCATTGACTCCGTCAATGACAGAGACAGCTCTTTCATGACGATTTTAACAAGCCAATCCCCCTTCTGGACTTCATAGACCCCGGTCTTCCGGGGATGGTGAGAAGGCCGGGAAAAGGACAGTGTCACCGTCTCCTCGGAATAAAAGGATGATGAAGGAACGATACTCCCCGCAAGAAAAAGGGCGATCAGCAACGCCGGAAGAAGACGACCCTGTATCATGGAGCCACCAGCAATTCCCGTTACCGGAACGGCCTGCCCCGGTGAAGAAAAAGATAGGTTGATTCCCCGCTTTTGCGTATGCTAGCCCAGCGACCGGGCAAAGTCAAACGGGAAGGGCGCTCCTATTCTTGAGTTGCAAAGACGGAACAACTGATATACATTCCCCTCCATGCGTGCCGCGCGTACCCTGTGACAGGAATGAACCTGTCCCCCATGAAAGGATGCAGCCGTGAAAGACTCTCGTCCCGGTCCGGGCCTGGTCA
This portion of the Syntrophales bacterium genome encodes:
- a CDS encoding LysM peptidoglycan-binding domain-containing protein yields the protein MIQGRLLPALLIALFLAGSIVPSSSFYSEETVTLSFSRPSHHPRKTGVYEVQKGDWLVKIVMKELSLSLTESMKLLGEIQALNPGIDNPDVLSVGQLLVLPVRDGADASGSSAGHEPDRLSIPGNEQKRGAGEYIVKSGDTISSILKRQLGISFGDAMNYRAVLAAANPHIKDLNRIYPGQTVILPMARQRVPTGKLASFTLSKEGLYAFLRDLLAVFGGEGIDDGHYYIPLRPGYMTVDCSVVPVVEFSDGTRIMLDRDGRIPPAVAETLEARWNTFHILSGMGGDMLQVALDEVVRTRGAEDGYETRGRLVRIGTGSSEATVFFDVLIPVGRVGLPAPINTLGIRLLRDDGESLPPPLKSFIARQGIEVIELLEGEGPLAATVCGGSSPPARLAGDAVAAAEDFIGMLGYAPRRDVPVSVYSVDRDGFNLTVEAELLLEASGRRIVVTARETLLQFQDILEQQGISIVSLSDAAGKQAMIRSIASLLDLPLREDRPVFHLSGEGEARGERVQCRALRLGGGEGSILFVEDDFDVDLYRLLKERWNVEVVVY
- a CDS encoding carbonic anhydrase, which produces MIESNVKTSFSSTVSSPRIDPSSYVHPLAAVIGNVELGKNIMVAPGAAVRGDEGQPLYVGDDSNIQDGVVIHALETEMDERPIEANLIEIEGRHYAVHVGRSVSLAHQVQIHGPAAVGDNSFIGMKSLVFRARVGRGCVIEPGAIIMGVSVPDGRYVPAGMVLRDQKEADALPVITDDYPLKNLNPGVIHVNTELAREYVKRRNLSR
- a CDS encoding tRNA 4-thiouridine(8) synthase ThiI, with protein sequence MKAIGLFSGGLDSVLAVKVLQDQDIEIIGIAFETPFFGAKKARNAAEAINLPLKVIDCTEKHLAMLKAPRYGYGKNMNPCIDCHALMLEMAGGLMAGEEADFLFTGEVLGQRSKSQTGQSLRLVAKLSGLEGYILRPLSALLLPETIPEIKGKVDRKRLLDIRGRGRKRQIALAKHYDLSSYSNPAGGCLLTDPVFSHRLRDLFDREEHPSIRNIELLKVGRHLRIGDDVKIVVGRNKSENEMIERLAEPGDSIVNIPGVPGPLVIIPGGGDGKTTRAAAAICAFYSDAPDDIPVEAVVSRRGMTRSIMTRAARREQVRSLMIERPVPVR
- the coaE gene encoding dephospho-CoA kinase (Dephospho-CoA kinase (CoaE) performs the final step in coenzyme A biosynthesis.), with the translated sequence MFNVGLTGGIGTGKSTVALLFEKYGARMIDFDLLAHRVQESGTPVWHDIVAHFGTEILDEGGRIDRRKLGAVVFADTSRLERLNSIIHPVLFDEWLNLLRTIENEEPDAIVVSEIPLLIEGGWHSLFDVTVLVWASPERQIERVMARNALTRKEAEDRLAAQMNINDKIPLVDHVIDNDGDFDRTQREFERVWNVIVSLKEARND
- a CDS encoding PilT/PilU family type 4a pilus ATPase produces the protein MKKQEIDYILNKMLDSRKSVSDLNITVGKPFQVESHGELIAVDMDPEFRKLTPFQTEIMALNLINQDRRLTEFLIKQGSCDSSYGLPGKARFRVNIFSQRGNYSIVLRKLETQIPTRQQLNLPDAFEKMSQERNGFILVTGATGSGKSTSLAALLNDFNEEKSIHIITLEDPVEFQHESKQATFNQRELGTDFDSFANGLRAALRQAPKVILVGEMRDRETVEIGLGAAETGHLVLSTLHTVDAGQTINRILGMFSTEEENQIRIRLADTVRWIVCQRLLPRKGGGRVAAFEIMGSNLRVKDTILHGESEGKTFREIIEAGRAFGMITFDDYIIRLFEEDNITEETALAYATTRGVVSRGIDAIKAKRGEATTGIEGLTVDRDYGRGNRKW
- a CDS encoding HAD family hydrolase encodes the protein MTQQFTTHEKLVQRYSQPVDPVPTPLEPKGSPKFPVRALLFDVYGTLFVSRAGDIGGAREEAEARTGELDGLRRRHGLSLPVRVMVNRFFDHIEQEKDRQVRQGIEAPEVVIEDIWGDVLETDDCNVIRRFALEFELIVNPVFPMPGLADLLSFLKKRGLTMGIISNAQFYTPILFSSYLGAGPEELGFRKDLIFFSYEMGYGKPSPKAFRAAAGILKGEGIVPREVLFIGNDMLKDILPAGEAGFQTVLFAGDARSLNLREHEDLCRGARPDMIITTLMQLADDNWYRDGRQGSEEQ
- a CDS encoding DUF4301 family protein, producing MEGILFSGTDREVIKNQGMTEEEVLRQIKRLKRGPRPLSLNRPCSPGDGILTIGDSSFKALTDAYNEACSRGRVMKFIPASGAASRMFENWFRLLSGDDGEEKRRFMEELPRYPFYRALEAAMKESLREEPSGGDGCSRALDFILTRRGLSYGELPKALIIFHDYGDEFRTALEEQMVEAALHTADDHGLCRLHLTLSPEHLRTVGDHLDRILARLQRRLQLSFQVDLSVQHPSTDTIALTMDNELFRDDSGSLIFRPGGHGALLKNLNELDGDIVYIKNIDNITPDRIKTETVIWKKLLGGYLLVLQKQAASYLDMLDGGEWSPSDLARMEDFCRLELSLRPPAAFDGFTAEEKADYLFCKLDRPFRICGMVKNEGEPGGGPFWVNGNDGSQSLQVVEKNQIDTGSEEQVSIWNAATHFNPVDLVCGLRDYRGNPFDLYGFSDGESFMVSEKSHQGRSLKACEHPGLWNGAMACWNTVFVEVPLSTFAPVKTVEDLLRPEHRA
- a CDS encoding type IV pilus twitching motility protein PilT, whose translation is MAQIDAFFKLMNEQGASDLHLVSGQQPVIRIRGEMERIKYNVLENDSLKALLYEITPEHKIKQFEETGDIDFAYEIPELARYRANFFQQKYGIGAVFREIPSTIMTADQLGLPPVIKKLASLPRGLVLVTGPTGSGKSTTLAAIIDEVNRTRKDHIITIEDPIEFVHQSKNCIVNHREVGVHTKSFSAALRGALREDPDIILVGEMRDLETISLAVEAASTGHLVFGTLHTTSAAKTLDRVIEVFPANQQAQIRSTLADGIRAVIAQVLFRRIDKKGRVAAMEILIATPAVRNLIRESKTFQIPSMIQTGRKYGMLMLDDAIFELLQKGWISADEAYTKSNDKARFRPFLKTPPTDFTEV